TTCGAGGAGACTGTCGAGGCTCTGGTGCTGCCCTTCGCGCAGGAGTTTCTTGGCCATCCGTACCGAGTGCGGAGGATTGGCGGCCACTCTGTTGGCGAGTGCGCGAGCTTCGTCGAGCAGCTGATCGGGAGGAACGACGTTCGAGACCAATCCCCACTCGAGAGCCTGTGTTGCGTCGACACGGTCGCCCGTGAGAATCATCTCGGCCGCCCGCGCCATACCGACCGCCTTCGGCAACAGCCACGCACCCCCGTCACCCGGGATGATGCCCAGCTTGACGAAGCTCTCAGCAAAGAACGCTTTCTCGCTGGCAATTCGGAGGTCGCACATGAGGGCAAGATCGCACCCGGCACCGATTGCAGGACCGTTCACCGCTGCAATCAAAGGTACGTCGCAGTTGTACATCGCTCGTGGGATCCGTTGTATCCCGGCGCGATAGCCATCGCGTTGTTCGTGAGGTTTCCCGCCGAACAGTCCCTGGCGATTCGCCATGTCCTTGACGTTGCCGCCGGCGGAGAAGGTCGATCCCGCGCCAGTGACAATGACAGCGCGTACCCCGTAATCGGCGTTGACGGCATCCACGCATGCGACCAATGCGTCGACGACATCCATCCCTGAGACTGGGTTGCGTTCAGCCGGCCGATTGATCGTCCACGTTTCGATGAATCCGTCGCGTTCTACGAGAACTGGATTTTCCATGTATGTGTCTTCCCGATCTTCACTGCAATCGATGGTTCGGATAGTGCACTGCTGACTGGCATGCGAACGGACTCGGCGGCGGTCTGGTCGAAGCAGACCGCCGCCGAGACACGTCCTCTTTCGTCGGCGCGCTGTGCTTTCAGTTGCACGCCCTACATGCGGTGTTCAGGCGAGCCCCAACTTCGGCCGTAGCCACTGGGCGATCCGGTTCAGTGCCTGATCCGCCTCGGGTGCTCGTCCCGCGTTGAAGTGGAAGACATGCTGCTGTTCGTCGACCACGTCGAGCACGGCTTCGCTCCCTGCTTTTTCGATCAACTCGACGACCCGGCGCGAGTCGTCGAGCAGAGTCTCATAGCCGCCGACCGATACATAGACGGGAGGGAAGTCTGTGTAGTCCCTGAGCAGGGGGTTAGCCCGCGGGTCCGTCGCTTCCGAGAGATCGGTCAGGAAATTCTCCCGCATCATCTCGAGGACTGCCCTCTTGGCCAGGACGTCGACTGCGTCGTTCGATTCGATCGTCAACCCCTTGATCTCCATATCGAGCCACGGCGAAAGAGCGACAACGGCGGCCGGAATGGGAAGTCCCATGCCCGCAAGTTCGAACACTGTCGAGATGGCGAGATGTGCGCCTGCCGAGTCGCCGACCGTCGCCGTATGTTCTGCCTTGTAGCCCTGCGTACGGAGCCACTTGTGCACGGCAATGCAGTCTTCGAGCTGTGCTGGATGCTTTGCCTCCGGCGCGAGCCGGTAGTCCACCACGAGTGCGTGAACTCCTGCCAGTTTGGCGAGGTGTGCTGCAAGCTTGCGATGGGAAAAGCGTGAACCTGTCACGAATCCGCCGCCGTGCGTGAAGACGATCACTCGGTCTTCGGCGGCGCCCAGCGGCTTGGCCCATGTTGCCGGCACACCGTTGGCTGTTACTTCTTCATACGTGACATCGGTGGGTTCGATGGTGGGAAGATGCCATTCTTCGAACATGTCTCGCTGACCTGCGAGATCCATACCTTCGGACCGTCGAAGCCAGGACGAGTACAGGTCGTTGAGGAACAGCGATTCTTTGCTCACGGACATGTGTTGCTCACTTTCATCACCGGTCGAGAAGGAGATTGACTGATCAGGAAGGCGTGAAGCTCGTGTATCGCGTACGCACGGTGTCATCCCACCCAGTCGGCTGATCAGAAAAGGCCGCTTGGGAAGGTCAACGATTGCCTCGGTTTGTCGAAATGTCGGTACTCATCGATCGCCACATCGGTTCGGCGTCGAGGCTTGCGCCGTCGAGGCGGTGATGTGATGGTTCCGCGATGTCGCTGATCGAACTCTTCGCATCCGTCGCTCACTATGCGAACGTACAGATGCAAGTTGTGCGGGTTGTTTGTGCCGACGCTACTGGAAGAGTGCTGATTGCAACTCAATGAAGAGATGCTGCAACTTCTTTCCATCGAGGTGGAGCAGCCGGGTCGTCCTCAGATCCCTACGAGGGGTCCGATGACGGGCTTCCACTGGTAGATGCTCTGGTCGACGACAACACCCTGCGTGACATAGGGGTCCTTGGCGAGCAGGGCCTGCAGGTCGTCTTCGCTGTCCGCCTTGAACACGAGCAGCGCGCCGGCTCCGTCGGTCCAGGCGCCCGCTTCCTGCAGCACGCCTTTGGCGGCCGCGTCCTTGACGAAGATCAGGTGGTCGGCATGAGCAGCCTCTTTGACGGATGCGTCAGTGGTGTACGACCAGATAACAGCGAACAGGGCCATGGTCACTCCTTGAGTGGGATACGGGATGTGAAACGGTGCGGATATTCAGGAGAATGCGCACTTTAGAACGCTAGAAGCAGGGATGAGGTCACCAGTGTCCTATTTTGCAACACCTGTTGGTGAACGACGGCGAATATAGAACGGAGAGAACGCGATCGGCGTTGAACGGCCGGACGACGGTGTGGCTTGCATACGGTCGGTGACCTTGCCGGCAGCTGTGTGTGGAACCAGCTCTGCTGGTAGGCATGGCCAAGATCCGCCGTGCAGGTGAGCTGTTACTCGGGCAGTGCCCCGGCGGCGCGCAGCTGCTCGATATCGTCTTCGAGAAGTCCGAGTTCTGTTAGCACAGTATCGGTATCGGCGCCACGGTCGCGCGGCCCGAACCGCACAGCACCGGGGGACCCAGCGAGTTTGACGGGTACGCCGAGACCCCGGTAGCCGTCACACTCGACCACCATCTCGCGGTGACGGACCTGCGGTAGCGAAAGGGCCTCTCCGACATTGTTCACCGACCCCGACGGTACGCCGGCTCGCCGTAGCAGGGCCGCCAAAGCTTCGCGCTGCCAAGTTTTGACGAGGCCGCCGAGGATGTCGCGCAGTTGAGCTGCGTTTGCCATCCGGTCGGAGTTGGTGACGAATCTCGGGTCGTCGGCCAGGTCTGAAGCGTCGAGCGCCACGACCAGAGCGCGGAATTGCCGGTCGTTGCCGGCACCGATGAAGAAGGGGCCATCGGCGCAGGTGAACGTTTCATAGGGACAGATCGTCGGGTGTGCCACGCCCGTCCGCTCCGGCGCGACGCCGGTGGCAAACCACTTGCCGGCGTGTGGGTGCAGGATCGACACAGCGTTGTCGAGTAGTGCCAGATCCACGAGTTGCCCGCGTCCGGTCTTTTGCCGCACGTGAAGTGCCATGAGGATGCCGTTCACAGCGTTGAGACCCGTGATGATGTCGACCAGAGGGATCCCGATCCGCATGGCATCACCGTGGGGCTCACCGTTGATGCTCATCAGCCCCGACAAGGCTTGGAGAATTGCGTCGTAGCCGGGAGCACCACCGAGCGGCCCGTCGACTCCGTACCCGGTGATTCGACAGTGCACGAGTCGCGGGAATTCGGCGGCGAGCACGTCGTCGTCGAGTCCCCACTTCGCAAGGGTGCCCGCCTTGAAGTTTTCGATGACGACATCGGCTTCGGCAAGCATCGTGCGCAGCAGTTGTTGGCCGGCCTCGGTACGCAAATCCACACTGATGTTCCGCTTGTTGCGGTTCAAGCCATCGAAGTAGGCGCTGTGGTCGTCCTTGACGAAAGGCGGGCCCCAGCTGCGTGTGTCGTCACCAGTAGGTGGCTCCACCTTGATCACGTCGGCACCGTGGTCGGCGAGCACTTGCGCGCACAGTGGGCCGGCCAGCACCCGCGAAAGATCGACGACCCGGATGTCGGTGAGTGCGCCGGTCCGTGGACGCAGAGTCTCGGATGCGGATTCTCGAGTCTCGGCCGGGAGGATGGCAGATGAGGATTCAGGCATGATTGCTCATTCTGTGCGGTTGGAAGTCGCTGGCCTCCGGAGGGAGGGACAAAGCATGAACGGAGTATTCTCAGCCATCGCTGACCTGCATCGACCGCGGGTAGTTGCCCATAGTCAGCGACGCTGAAGACGACGGGCATGCTCCGTGTAGCTACTCGGTCCTTCCATCGGGATGAAGTCTCCGGCTGGGCGCACTATCGAGTGCGATATG
This is a stretch of genomic DNA from Rhodococcus rhodochrous. It encodes these proteins:
- a CDS encoding alpha/beta hydrolase, which codes for MSVSKESLFLNDLYSSWLRRSEGMDLAGQRDMFEEWHLPTIEPTDVTYEEVTANGVPATWAKPLGAAEDRVIVFTHGGGFVTGSRFSHRKLAAHLAKLAGVHALVVDYRLAPEAKHPAQLEDCIAVHKWLRTQGYKAEHTATVGDSAGAHLAISTVFELAGMGLPIPAAVVALSPWLDMEIKGLTIESNDAVDVLAKRAVLEMMRENFLTDLSEATDPRANPLLRDYTDFPPVYVSVGGYETLLDDSRRVVELIEKAGSEAVLDVVDEQQHVFHFNAGRAPEADQALNRIAQWLRPKLGLA
- a CDS encoding crotonase/enoyl-CoA hydratase family protein, giving the protein MENPVLVERDGFIETWTINRPAERNPVSGMDVVDALVACVDAVNADYGVRAVIVTGAGSTFSAGGNVKDMANRQGLFGGKPHEQRDGYRAGIQRIPRAMYNCDVPLIAAVNGPAIGAGCDLALMCDLRIASEKAFFAESFVKLGIIPGDGGAWLLPKAVGMARAAEMILTGDRVDATQALEWGLVSNVVPPDQLLDEARALANRVAANPPHSVRMAKKLLREGQHQSLDSLLELSAALQALVQQTTDHTRAVDALMEKRTAAFTGE
- a CDS encoding YciI family protein → MALFAVIWSYTTDASVKEAAHADHLIFVKDAAAKGVLQEAGAWTDGAGALLVFKADSEDDLQALLAKDPYVTQGVVVDQSIYQWKPVIGPLVGI
- a CDS encoding CaiB/BaiF CoA transferase family protein — translated: MPESSSAILPAETRESASETLRPRTGALTDIRVVDLSRVLAGPLCAQVLADHGADVIKVEPPTGDDTRSWGPPFVKDDHSAYFDGLNRNKRNISVDLRTEAGQQLLRTMLAEADVVIENFKAGTLAKWGLDDDVLAAEFPRLVHCRITGYGVDGPLGGAPGYDAILQALSGLMSINGEPHGDAMRIGIPLVDIITGLNAVNGILMALHVRQKTGRGQLVDLALLDNAVSILHPHAGKWFATGVAPERTGVAHPTICPYETFTCADGPFFIGAGNDRQFRALVVALDASDLADDPRFVTNSDRMANAAQLRDILGGLVKTWQREALAALLRRAGVPSGSVNNVGEALSLPQVRHREMVVECDGYRGLGVPVKLAGSPGAVRFGPRDRGADTDTVLTELGLLEDDIEQLRAAGALPE